The Candidatus Neomarinimicrobiota bacterium genome includes a region encoding these proteins:
- a CDS encoding molybdopterin-dependent oxidoreductase, protein MVTTDKLTEVGTNETVEFRATVNDQPVLLNISEDKSLLDVLRDDLGLTGAKRGCDVGTCGSCAVILNGRALDSCIIMAKDAVDAEIQTIEGVAKDGVLHPLQEAFITTHGFQCGICTSGFIMSGKALLDKEPKPTTAQIKKAIHKNICRCTGYEQLVESVMLASGQLSEDELETGNLKIVRSVDDNSPDGKWEGKELQVIGHSKSRIESRSRVTGEALYTADISVDGMVHGATVWSDRIHAKIVSIDTSAAEELDGVLRVLTHKDVTGDNAYGKRLRDQQVFCDKKVRYIGDPIALVVAETRKIAYEAVELVKVEYENLPAVTDIEEAMEPDSPKVHEENKDGNILSYYHLEKGDIEKGFKEADIILEQRYKTQPQDHAPIEPEAAIAYFDEDTDKLTVYSPGQSVFFDRLNIIRALGIPKEDVRCIQPAIGAAYGKREDIYAQIHAALAAMILNRAVRIEWTREETMTSTSKRTRQITDIKIGVKKNGRIVAYEGRILGDSGAYASWSVNIMRKAGVLLSGPYEIDNLKVDSYAIYTNTPFTGATRGFGAAETNFCSESMMDEAAEAIGMDPLEFRKINALKKNGKTSTNFEWDRYAPLEATLDEAAKDFNWQGRKRKPNDTDSPVRKGIGLAGMWYGIGFGSGIPDTTDVITELHDDGSITLFVGTVDYGNGSNTTFAMMAAETLGINLEDVEVVNADTDRTKNCGSTVATKQTYTTGNAVIRSCYPIRQDALAIAAELSGKDIKNLIISKGIVTDKTDSSFRMSFKEVAEKFIEMGKPIRREGIFKAAELTAPLNKETGQGKAWFPMAFGAQMAEVEVNTKTGKVKVNHITASHYLGRAINPRAVRGQIVGGISMGVGFALYEDVEYVDGIPKNTNFDKYKLMRSKNYPSVSCVVLEHDESTAPFGAIGIGEPPTIPTAAAIANAVYDAVGVRIRDLPITPDKILKALKKE, encoded by the coding sequence ATGGTTACGACAGATAAGCTGACCGAGGTTGGAACGAATGAGACAGTTGAATTCCGTGCCACGGTAAATGACCAACCCGTCCTTCTGAATATTTCCGAAGATAAATCTTTATTGGATGTTTTGCGTGATGATTTAGGTCTCACAGGCGCAAAGCGTGGCTGCGATGTTGGCACTTGCGGCTCATGTGCGGTCATTCTGAATGGCAGGGCTCTGGATTCGTGTATTATAATGGCTAAAGATGCCGTTGATGCCGAAATTCAAACGATTGAAGGAGTGGCGAAGGACGGTGTGCTTCATCCATTGCAGGAAGCGTTCATTACTACACACGGCTTTCAATGCGGGATCTGCACGTCAGGATTTATTATGTCGGGAAAAGCATTATTGGACAAGGAGCCAAAACCGACAACCGCTCAAATAAAAAAAGCAATTCACAAAAACATTTGCAGATGCACCGGTTACGAACAATTAGTTGAATCGGTTATGCTGGCTTCAGGACAGCTCAGTGAAGATGAACTTGAGACGGGAAATCTTAAGATTGTTCGCTCGGTTGACGACAATTCTCCCGATGGAAAATGGGAAGGGAAAGAGCTTCAGGTGATCGGTCACTCCAAATCGCGAATTGAGTCAAGAAGCAGAGTCACCGGCGAGGCATTGTACACGGCTGATATTTCCGTAGATGGAATGGTGCATGGCGCTACTGTTTGGAGCGATAGGATTCACGCGAAAATCGTCTCCATCGATACTTCAGCAGCGGAAGAGCTGGATGGAGTATTAAGAGTATTGACCCATAAAGATGTTACCGGTGATAATGCTTACGGAAAAAGATTACGCGATCAGCAAGTTTTCTGTGATAAAAAAGTCCGATACATTGGCGACCCGATTGCTCTTGTAGTTGCCGAAACAAGAAAAATCGCATACGAAGCAGTTGAACTGGTTAAAGTCGAATATGAAAATCTCCCGGCAGTGACAGACATTGAAGAGGCGATGGAGCCGGATTCTCCAAAAGTGCACGAAGAGAATAAAGATGGAAATATTCTCAGTTATTATCATCTTGAAAAGGGCGATATAGAGAAAGGATTCAAAGAAGCTGATATTATTTTGGAGCAAAGGTATAAAACTCAACCGCAGGATCATGCACCAATAGAACCGGAAGCGGCTATAGCCTATTTCGATGAGGATACGGATAAGTTGACAGTATATTCCCCGGGTCAATCCGTTTTCTTTGACAGGCTTAATATCATACGCGCATTGGGAATACCGAAAGAAGATGTTCGGTGTATCCAGCCGGCAATCGGTGCGGCATACGGAAAACGAGAGGATATCTATGCCCAAATTCACGCTGCGCTTGCGGCGATGATTCTCAATCGGGCAGTGCGAATAGAGTGGACAAGAGAAGAAACGATGACATCCACTTCGAAGCGAACGAGGCAGATAACTGATATAAAGATCGGGGTGAAGAAAAACGGTAGAATTGTGGCTTATGAGGGAAGAATACTTGGTGATTCCGGCGCATACGCCTCGTGGTCGGTGAATATAATGCGAAAAGCGGGGGTTCTGCTTTCCGGCCCCTATGAGATTGATAATCTAAAAGTAGATTCCTACGCTATATATACAAATACACCGTTTACGGGAGCCACTCGCGGCTTTGGCGCCGCTGAAACAAATTTTTGTAGTGAGTCAATGATGGATGAGGCTGCTGAAGCGATAGGGATGGACCCACTGGAATTCAGGAAGATAAATGCGCTCAAGAAAAACGGGAAAACTTCGACGAATTTTGAATGGGATAGGTACGCTCCTCTTGAAGCAACACTTGATGAAGCAGCCAAAGATTTCAACTGGCAAGGGAGAAAGAGAAAACCAAATGATACTGACTCACCGGTCAGAAAAGGGATAGGGTTAGCCGGAATGTGGTATGGAATCGGATTTGGCTCCGGGATTCCCGATACAACGGATGTTATTACAGAACTCCACGACGATGGCAGTATAACGCTGTTTGTGGGTACAGTGGATTACGGAAACGGTTCAAACACAACCTTTGCGATGATGGCTGCGGAAACACTCGGCATAAATTTGGAAGATGTGGAAGTGGTAAACGCTGACACTGACAGAACCAAAAACTGTGGTTCAACTGTCGCTACAAAGCAGACTTATACAACGGGGAATGCTGTTATACGTTCATGTTACCCGATACGACAAGACGCTTTGGCAATAGCCGCCGAACTTTCCGGGAAAGATATAAAGAATCTAATTATCTCAAAAGGAATCGTAACTGACAAGACGGACTCATCATTCCGTATGAGTTTCAAAGAAGTTGCCGAGAAATTTATAGAAATGGGAAAACCTATCCGAAGAGAGGGAATATTCAAAGCGGCGGAGCTGACAGCGCCCCTCAACAAGGAAACGGGTCAGGGCAAAGCGTGGTTCCCAATGGCTTTTGGGGCTCAGATGGCGGAAGTAGAGGTGAATACCAAAACAGGCAAAGTAAAAGTAAATCATATTACCGCTTCACATTATCTCGGTAGAGCGATAAACCCGCGTGCGGTTCGAGGACAAATTGTGGGCGGAATTTCAATGGGTGTAGGGTTTGCTCTGTACGAAGATGTGGAATATGTGGATGGAATTCCTAAAAACACGAACTTCGACAAATATAAACTTATGCGTTCCAAGAATTATCCAAGCGTTAGCTGTGTGGTGCTTGAGCATGACGAATCAACTGCTCCGTTTGGCGCGATAGGAATCGGCGAACCGCCGACAATTCCGACTGCAGCAGCAATCGCAAACGCTGTCTATGATGCGGTGGGAGTAAGGATAAGAGATTTACCGATAACGCCGGATAAGATTTTGAAAGCACTGAAAAAAGAATGA
- a CDS encoding metal-sulfur cluster assembly factor yields the protein MAFITKENIFAALKKVNDPELPISLVDMGMIYGVEVEDGNVNVIMTFTASGCPAVDMIKGDIIDELEKLKGVKSIDIEVVWSPPWTKERLTDDGIYALKALGIAV from the coding sequence ATGGCTTTTATAACAAAAGAGAATATTTTTGCTGCACTAAAAAAGGTGAACGACCCGGAGCTTCCTATCAGTCTGGTGGATATGGGTATGATATACGGTGTGGAAGTTGAGGACGGAAATGTGAATGTCATAATGACGTTTACAGCCAGCGGATGTCCTGCTGTGGATATGATAAAGGGTGATATAATTGACGAGTTAGAAAAATTAAAAGGTGTGAAATCCATAGATATTGAAGTGGTCTGGTCACCGCCATGGACAAAAGAGAGGCTGACCGATGATGGAATATACGCTCTTAAAGCGCTTGGCATAGCTGTTTAG
- a CDS encoding CoA transferase subunit A, with the protein MSMKEAIEKYVPDGSSVAMSTFMEQLIVFAAAHELIRQRKKNLTLIGPISDILFDQVIGAGCVSEVKAAWVGNVMMGSAYQFRRAVEEGIPNAINLIDYSNLTMALALHAAALGVPFLPTHSTLGSDILKENPYLTEFVSPVSDDKLVAVEALSPDVAIIPVQRCDEFGNAHIWGSLGISIDAAKAAKCVILIAEEVVSSEIINSDPGRTLIQGFQVDAVVHEPMACHPSPVQGKYNRDDEYFKEYHSETKSRTEFENWLRKWVYGVDDRTGYMKILGNERTKNLKIKNSAPTAPADFGI; encoded by the coding sequence ATGTCAATGAAAGAGGCGATTGAAAAATATGTTCCCGACGGTTCTTCAGTTGCAATGAGTACTTTTATGGAACAGCTGATCGTATTTGCGGCGGCTCACGAGCTGATTCGCCAGAGGAAAAAGAATCTCACACTCATCGGACCTATTTCTGACATCCTCTTCGATCAGGTTATCGGTGCCGGATGCGTATCTGAAGTTAAAGCTGCATGGGTAGGAAATGTTATGATGGGTTCCGCGTATCAATTCAGAAGAGCTGTAGAGGAAGGAATCCCGAACGCTATTAATCTGATTGACTATTCAAACCTGACGATGGCTTTGGCTCTTCATGCGGCAGCTCTCGGCGTACCGTTTCTTCCCACGCATTCCACTTTAGGAAGCGATATTTTAAAAGAGAATCCCTACCTAACGGAATTTGTTTCGCCGGTGTCCGATGATAAGCTTGTTGCGGTTGAGGCGTTGTCGCCTGATGTTGCGATTATTCCTGTTCAGCGATGCGATGAATTCGGAAACGCGCATATCTGGGGAAGTCTCGGAATTTCTATAGATGCAGCGAAAGCGGCGAAATGTGTTATTCTCATCGCCGAAGAGGTCGTTTCTTCGGAGATAATAAACAGCGATCCGGGACGTACTCTGATACAAGGATTTCAGGTTGATGCGGTAGTTCATGAACCGATGGCCTGCCATCCTTCGCCTGTGCAGGGTAAGTATAATCGGGACGATGAATATTTCAAGGAGTATCATTCCGAGACTAAGTCGCGCACAGAATTCGAAAATTGGCTGCGGAAATGGGTATATGGTGTAGATGACCGGACCGGTTATATGAAAATTCTTGGGAATGAAAGAACGAAAAACTTGAAGATAAAAAACTCGGCTCCCACCGCGCCCGCTGATTTTGGAATTTGA
- a CDS encoding phenylacetate-CoA oxygenase subunit PaaI, with the protein MAEKIKDSLPSGVEEEFKSLLLSVSDTKLLLGYHFGEWTFRTPTLESGIATCNFAQDELGHVRLFHGLLKNSMGESDTTLVHDRNADDYLSVKSLNSDISNWLELISLSAVIDTGLTILLNSMSDSSFRPLRERVGKILQEEKFHTDYTNAWIISLTNESDERSKAVSDIFRKTIPVYAEWLNSMNTTGLLEAGILNKSSSDVLDETIDTLDTLAEKAGLSAPNTIEISSKQDADLPLHPDEDIIYSIRGEKNEVYRI; encoded by the coding sequence GTGGCAGAAAAGATAAAAGATTCTCTTCCAAGCGGCGTCGAAGAGGAATTCAAATCGCTTTTATTGAGCGTTTCTGACACCAAACTTCTTTTGGGTTATCATTTCGGCGAATGGACTTTTCGGACACCAACACTCGAATCAGGTATTGCCACCTGTAACTTTGCTCAGGACGAGCTCGGTCACGTGAGATTATTTCACGGTCTGTTGAAGAACAGTATGGGTGAAAGCGATACGACGCTTGTGCATGACAGGAACGCGGACGATTACCTGTCGGTTAAAAGTTTAAATTCGGATATATCGAATTGGTTAGAGCTGATTTCCCTTTCAGCGGTCATTGATACAGGATTGACTATTTTACTGAATTCGATGAGCGATTCAAGTTTTCGACCGCTGCGGGAGAGAGTCGGGAAAATACTTCAGGAAGAGAAATTTCATACGGATTATACCAACGCATGGATTATCTCTCTAACGAACGAATCCGATGAGCGTTCTAAAGCGGTAAGCGACATATTCAGAAAAACAATTCCGGTTTATGCGGAATGGCTGAACTCTATGAATACAACCGGACTTCTTGAGGCAGGCATTTTAAATAAATCGAGTAGTGATGTTCTTGATGAGACTATCGATACGTTAGACACACTTGCAGAGAAAGCCGGGCTGAGCGCGCCCAATACGATAGAGATTTCATCTAAGCAGGATGCCGATCTTCCGTTACATCCTGATGAAGACATTATTTACTCCATACGCGGAGAGAAAAATGAGGTTTACCGGATTTGA
- a CDS encoding phenylacetate-CoA oxygenase subunit PaaI yields MTDSNGEEKALIEKVNRGHLIESEEEMTPGYKKALTVILTVQGDTELMSAPSYYLAAKDAPNINSRIAVSAIIQDELGHANIAYRLLEDIGVNKRDLIYNRAPNKFKNPYGFDQALENWPEMVVANGFFDRAGITLLSDIHDHTSYGPWKRALVKVGKEELLHLRHGETWMKRLSKAGGAAKEGLQRAVDWMFPMTLEWFGLPDDLKRHNDQLTYKLKGFTNDELRQIWMAKTVPLCEGIGIKVPAHFNEEADKYEMEYEFPIEYNPDEKLWLFDEHITWEKVFERWRGRGPMNEQYVEMIQGNSESPLSGSKWLL; encoded by the coding sequence ATGACAGACAGTAATGGCGAAGAAAAAGCGCTAATCGAAAAAGTTAACAGGGGGCATCTGATAGAATCGGAAGAAGAGATGACTCCGGGCTATAAGAAAGCTCTGACGGTTATTCTTACGGTGCAAGGCGATACGGAACTCATGAGCGCGCCGTCATACTATCTTGCGGCGAAAGATGCTCCTAATATTAATTCCCGTATAGCTGTTTCAGCTATAATTCAGGATGAACTCGGGCATGCGAATATCGCTTACAGATTGCTTGAAGATATTGGAGTTAATAAACGTGATTTGATATACAACCGTGCGCCGAATAAGTTTAAGAACCCGTATGGATTCGATCAGGCTCTTGAGAATTGGCCTGAAATGGTTGTGGCTAACGGTTTTTTCGACAGAGCAGGAATCACTCTTTTATCAGATATCCATGATCATACGAGCTATGGACCCTGGAAAAGAGCGCTTGTTAAGGTAGGGAAGGAAGAGCTGCTGCATCTGCGTCACGGTGAGACTTGGATGAAACGTCTTTCCAAGGCAGGAGGCGCAGCGAAAGAAGGGCTGCAAAGAGCTGTTGATTGGATGTTCCCAATGACGTTGGAGTGGTTCGGTCTGCCGGACGACCTGAAAAGACACAACGACCAGCTCACTTACAAATTAAAGGGATTTACAAACGATGAGCTTCGGCAGATTTGGATGGCTAAGACCGTTCCGCTCTGTGAGGGGATAGGAATTAAGGTGCCTGCGCATTTTAATGAAGAAGCGGATAAATACGAAATGGAATACGAATTTCCCATTGAGTATAATCCGGATGAGAAATTATGGCTCTTTGATGAGCACATCACGTGGGAAAAGGTGTTTGAGCGCTGGCGCGGAAGAGGTCCGATGAATGAGCAATATGTAGAAATGATTCAAGGCAATTCAGAAAGCCCATTATCAGGATCGAAATGGCTTTTATAA